A genomic window from Litoreibacter janthinus includes:
- a CDS encoding hemolysin family protein, with amino-acid sequence MGAEIEGSSTAAQSAQDIDQSQTETADSGETEPGLISRVIAAFRTPDYDDETSNSNGSGKSQMLGLGNLRAKRVEDVVIPRAEIVSVPKTIGLDELVEVFRESGLTRLPVFEDTLDSPIGLVHLKDLALRHGFNGKSPDFDLSQMVRPVLFVPPSMPIGVLLAKMQTGRKHMALVIDEYGGVDGLVTIEDLIEQVLGEIEDEHDIDEADLWKMEKPGVYLAQARAPLEEFEAEIGQRLSDDEMDEEIDTLGGLVFMLSGRVPARGEVVEHPSGAEFEIVDADPRRIKRLRVLMPANASN; translated from the coding sequence ATGGGCGCAGAAATAGAAGGCTCGTCTACCGCAGCGCAGAGCGCGCAGGACATAGACCAAAGCCAGACCGAGACCGCAGACAGCGGCGAGACGGAACCTGGACTTATATCACGCGTGATCGCAGCGTTTCGGACGCCAGATTACGATGACGAAACCTCCAACAGCAACGGCTCGGGCAAGTCCCAGATGCTTGGGCTTGGAAACTTGCGCGCAAAGCGGGTGGAAGACGTTGTCATTCCGCGTGCCGAAATCGTGTCGGTTCCAAAAACCATTGGCTTGGACGAACTGGTCGAGGTGTTCCGCGAAAGCGGGCTGACGCGGCTTCCTGTGTTCGAAGACACATTGGACAGCCCGATTGGCTTGGTTCACCTGAAAGACTTGGCCCTGCGCCACGGCTTTAATGGCAAAAGCCCCGATTTCGATCTGTCGCAAATGGTGCGGCCCGTGTTGTTTGTGCCGCCCTCGATGCCAATCGGGGTGTTGCTGGCCAAGATGCAGACCGGGCGCAAGCACATGGCGCTGGTGATCGATGAATATGGTGGTGTGGACGGTTTGGTTACCATCGAGGACCTGATTGAACAGGTGCTTGGCGAGATCGAGGATGAACACGACATCGACGAAGCCGATCTGTGGAAGATGGAAAAGCCGGGGGTCTATCTGGCACAGGCCCGCGCTCCTCTGGAGGAGTTCGAGGCCGAGATCGGCCAGCGCCTGTCCGATGACGAGATGGACGAAGAGATCGACACCCTTGGCGGCTTGGTGTTTATGCTGTCTGGCCGCGTGCCTGCACGGGGCGAGGTTGTGGAGCACCCTTCCGGCGCAGAGTTCGAGATTGTCGACGCTGATCCGCGCCGGATCAAACGCCTTCGGGTCCTGATGCCCGCCAACGCATCCAACTGA
- the lnt gene encoding apolipoprotein N-acyltransferase — protein sequence MIRRAFRRAARPGWRHLSCAFALGMLGALGQAPWSLWPVAIAGFGGLTWLFKAAESAPKAAWIGWAGGAGYFTLALFWLVEPFMVDIARHGWMAPFALFFMAGGLALLWATAFGIARRIGGLIALISMWTAMEMLRSVLFTGFPWATVGHIWSDHPVMQIAALGGTPALTLLTLAIAAGPSAREPLAGLAFSGVLLLAGWGFGAQQLATHAAQQTGQNVRLIQPNAAQHLKWDPEHIGRFLQRAVDLTAAPAEAPPDLIVWPETSVPYPLGEAPTVLAAISVAAGGQPIIVGGNDRAEDGWRNTLVLLGPDGKRVQTYHKYHLVPFGEYIPFGDVLSKLGISGMASRDGGGFAKGPGAKLIDLPGIGPALPLICYELIFPRNLRGLPRPNLLLQITNDAWFGNISGPYQHLAQARLRAVEQGLPLIRAANTGISAVIDPWGRVTAQTKLNEAAFLDAALPAPTSATPYSRFGDWPMRVLLVLLLVWQIAARRRVPIDRATPRE from the coding sequence ATGATACGCCGCGCCTTCCGGCGTGCCGCTCGGCCAGGCTGGCGGCATCTTTCCTGTGCGTTCGCGCTTGGCATGTTGGGCGCGTTGGGGCAGGCCCCTTGGTCGCTATGGCCGGTGGCGATTGCAGGGTTTGGCGGGCTGACATGGCTCTTCAAAGCCGCTGAAAGCGCGCCCAAGGCCGCTTGGATTGGCTGGGCAGGGGGCGCGGGTTATTTCACGCTGGCGCTGTTCTGGCTGGTTGAGCCGTTCATGGTCGACATCGCCCGCCACGGCTGGATGGCACCCTTCGCTCTGTTCTTTATGGCTGGCGGGCTGGCGCTTTTGTGGGCCACAGCTTTCGGCATTGCGCGCCGGATTGGCGGTCTGATTGCGCTGATTTCCATGTGGACTGCAATGGAAATGCTGCGCAGCGTCTTGTTCACCGGTTTCCCGTGGGCAACAGTCGGACATATCTGGTCAGACCATCCGGTAATGCAGATCGCGGCCCTTGGCGGAACACCAGCCCTGACGCTGCTGACATTGGCGATTGCCGCTGGGCCAAGCGCTCGAGAACCCCTTGCAGGGTTGGCGTTTTCAGGCGTTCTTTTGCTTGCAGGGTGGGGGTTCGGGGCGCAGCAACTGGCCACCCATGCTGCGCAGCAAACTGGCCAGAACGTGCGATTGATCCAGCCAAATGCTGCGCAGCATTTGAAGTGGGATCCAGAGCATATCGGCCGATTTCTGCAACGCGCGGTGGATTTGACAGCGGCACCCGCCGAAGCGCCACCGGACTTGATCGTCTGGCCCGAAACCTCGGTTCCCTATCCGCTGGGCGAGGCCCCGACAGTGCTGGCAGCGATTTCTGTCGCTGCGGGCGGGCAGCCGATTATTGTCGGCGGCAACGACCGTGCCGAGGACGGCTGGCGCAACACATTGGTGCTGCTTGGTCCTGACGGAAAGCGCGTGCAGACCTACCACAAATACCACCTTGTCCCGTTTGGCGAATACATCCCGTTCGGTGATGTCTTGTCGAAACTGGGTATCAGCGGCATGGCCTCCCGCGACGGGGGCGGCTTTGCCAAGGGGCCGGGGGCCAAGCTGATCGATCTGCCGGGGATTGGTCCGGCCCTGCCACTGATCTGCTACGAACTTATCTTCCCGCGCAACCTGCGTGGGTTGCCGCGTCCCAATTTGCTGTTGCAGATCACCAATGACGCGTGGTTCGGCAATATCTCGGGGCCGTACCAACACCTTGCTCAAGCCCGCCTTCGCGCGGTGGAGCAAGGCCTGCCATTGATCCGCGCCGCGAATACCGGGATTTCGGCGGTGATTGACCCTTGGGGGCGCGTCACCGCACAAACCAAGCTGAACGAGGCCGCATTTCTCGATGCAGCGCTTCCTGCGCCGACCTCCGCCACGCCCTATAGCCGCTTTGGCGATTGGCCGATGCGTGTGCTGTTGGTGCTGTTGCTTGTCTGGCAGATCGCCGCACGACGCCGTGTTCCCATTGACCGCGCCACGCCACGGGAGTAG
- the metK gene encoding methionine adenosyltransferase, producing MARQNYLFTSESVSEGHPDKVCDRISDAVLDAFLAEEPEARVAAETFATTNRVVIGGEVGLSDKNKLHEYMDRIEDITRDCIRDIGYEQDKFHWKTVEVTNLLHEQSAHIAQGVDASSDKEEGAGDQGIMFGYACNETPELMPAPIHYAHAILRRLAEVRKNGTEPTLGPDAKSQLTVRYVDGKPVGVSSVVLSTQHLDENMTSADVRAVVEPYITEVLPDGWLTGDTEWWVNPTGKFVIGGPDGDAGLTGRKIIVDTYGGAAPHGGGAFSGKDPTKVDRSAAYASRYLAKNVVASGLARRCTIQLSYAIGVAKPLSIYCDTHGTGEAPDAAIETAVAGLMDLTPRGIREHLGMNRPIYARTAAYGHFGRAPEADGGFSWERTDMVEALKKAV from the coding sequence ATGGCACGACAGAACTATCTCTTCACCTCGGAATCCGTATCCGAGGGTCACCCGGACAAGGTGTGCGACCGCATTTCAGACGCAGTTCTGGACGCATTTCTCGCGGAAGAGCCTGAGGCGCGCGTCGCAGCGGAAACCTTTGCGACAACCAATCGCGTGGTGATCGGGGGCGAAGTGGGCCTCTCTGATAAAAACAAGCTGCACGAGTATATGGACCGGATCGAGGACATCACCCGCGACTGTATCCGTGACATCGGCTACGAGCAGGACAAGTTCCACTGGAAAACAGTCGAAGTGACGAACCTGCTGCACGAGCAATCTGCCCATATCGCACAAGGGGTTGATGCTTCCAGCGACAAGGAAGAAGGGGCCGGCGACCAAGGCATCATGTTCGGCTATGCCTGCAATGAAACGCCGGAGCTTATGCCCGCGCCGATCCACTACGCCCATGCTATCCTGCGCCGTCTGGCGGAAGTTCGTAAAAACGGCACCGAGCCGACGCTTGGCCCCGACGCCAAATCACAGCTGACGGTGCGCTATGTGGACGGCAAGCCAGTGGGGGTGTCCTCTGTCGTGCTGTCGACGCAGCACTTGGACGAGAACATGACCTCCGCCGATGTGCGCGCGGTTGTGGAGCCCTACATCACCGAAGTGCTGCCCGACGGCTGGCTGACCGGCGACACAGAATGGTGGGTTAACCCGACCGGCAAATTCGTTATCGGCGGCCCTGACGGCGACGCAGGCCTGACCGGCCGCAAGATCATCGTCGACACCTATGGTGGCGCGGCCCCGCATGGCGGTGGCGCGTTTTCTGGCAAAGACCCGACCAAAGTGGACCGGTCCGCCGCTTACGCATCGCGCTATCTGGCGAAAAACGTTGTCGCCTCCGGCCTTGCGCGTCGCTGCACGATCCAGCTGAGCTACGCGATCGGTGTGGCCAAGCCGCTGTCAATCTATTGTGACACGCATGGCACAGGCGAAGCGCCAGACGCCGCAATCGAGACAGCGGTCGCAGGTTTGATGGACCTGACGCCCCGCGGCATCCGCGAGCATCTGGGGATGAACCGCCCGATCTATGCCCGCACCGCGGCTTACGGCCACTTTGGTCGCGCGCCGGAGGCCGATGGCGGCTTCTCTTGGGAACGCACGGATATGGTCGAGGCGCTGAAAAAGGCGGTCTGA
- a CDS encoding OmpA family protein: MKLNLSKILQSALGGCAVVVSALVLSTSGASAQQQYVYTEDGFSQGTVANGKIVRRTTVRAERYIPTIWVDPDGCEHWVMDDGFEGFMTPHVTRQGIPVCRRGNTCAVMNSDQLFATNQATINGANKKRLQQFFQSAGATAYIIEGHTDSRASDAYNLNLSQRRANAVAQVARSVGARVSSTRGYGERVPKASNGTARGMAANRRVEIQCIR, translated from the coding sequence GTGAAACTCAATCTTTCAAAAATCCTGCAAAGCGCATTGGGGGGATGTGCCGTAGTGGTCTCTGCCTTGGTGCTTTCGACATCTGGCGCATCTGCGCAGCAGCAATATGTCTATACCGAAGATGGCTTCAGCCAGGGCACAGTGGCCAACGGCAAGATTGTCCGCCGCACAACCGTGCGCGCCGAGCGCTATATTCCAACCATCTGGGTCGATCCTGATGGGTGTGAGCACTGGGTTATGGATGACGGCTTCGAAGGGTTCATGACCCCGCACGTGACCCGTCAGGGCATCCCTGTTTGCCGCCGTGGGAACACCTGCGCAGTCATGAACTCGGATCAGCTATTCGCCACCAATCAGGCGACGATCAACGGCGCGAACAAAAAGCGTTTGCAGCAGTTCTTCCAGTCCGCTGGTGCGACCGCCTACATCATCGAAGGCCACACTGACAGCCGCGCAAGCGATGCCTATAACTTGAACCTGTCTCAGCGCCGCGCAAACGCCGTTGCTCAGGTCGCCCGCTCTGTGGGTGCGCGCGTCTCCTCTACACGCGGTTATGGCGAGCGGGTGCCAAAAGCATCCAACGGCACCGCACGAGGCATGGCAGCTAATCGCCGTGTCGAAATCCAATGCATCCGCTGA
- the ybeY gene encoding rRNA maturation RNase YbeY, producing the protein MAHIEVLTEDDRWTTAGLPALAEKACTAALSELSLDAEYEISLLACDDARVAELNTEFRGKPTPTNVLSWPSEERGAQLPGMIPSLPDGAPHELELGDIAVAFETCAREAEEADKPFEDHVTHLLVHGTLHLLGFDHTNDPDAALMEGLETRILAKLGIADPYRQ; encoded by the coding sequence ATGGCACACATCGAAGTTCTGACTGAAGACGATCGCTGGACCACCGCAGGCCTCCCTGCGCTGGCCGAGAAAGCATGCACAGCCGCGCTGAGTGAGTTGTCGTTGGACGCTGAGTACGAGATCAGCCTGCTGGCCTGCGACGATGCGCGCGTGGCAGAATTGAACACCGAATTTCGCGGCAAGCCGACCCCCACAAACGTGCTGTCATGGCCGTCGGAGGAGCGCGGCGCGCAACTGCCCGGAATGATCCCGAGCCTGCCGGACGGGGCACCCCACGAACTGGAGCTGGGCGATATCGCCGTTGCGTTCGAGACCTGCGCTCGCGAAGCAGAGGAGGCCGACAAGCCGTTTGAGGACCATGTGACGCACCTTTTGGTGCATGGGACGCTCCATTTGTTGGGCTTTGATCACACAAATGATCCAGATGCGGCCTTGATGGAGGGTTTGGAGACCAGAATTCTTGCAAAATTAGGAATAGCCGACCCATATAGACAGTAA
- a CDS encoding PhoH family protein: MTISDLTVEPTDVAPTETLLEFPDNRLLIDLCGEFDRNLAQIEQVLGVQIVRRGNQLAVMGEAAEKAATVLEALYIRLEGGRSVEMADIEAEIRMGRSAEDTGARDGDQIEMFKGGAVEIKTRKKTVEPRTQAQKDYVTSLFKNELAFGIGPAGTGKTYLAVAVGVSLFITGKVDKIILSRPAVEAGERLGFLPGDMKDKVDPYMQPLYDALNDFLPGKQTAKLIEEKRIEIAPLAFMRGRTLSNAFVVLDEAQNATTMQMKMFLTRLGQGSRMVITGDRSQVDLPRGVYSGLREAEDLIQGVKGVSFNYFTAKDVVRHPLVARIIEAYEAADAKA; the protein is encoded by the coding sequence TTGACCATCAGTGATCTGACCGTGGAGCCCACGGATGTCGCCCCGACCGAAACCCTTCTGGAGTTTCCCGACAATCGGTTACTGATCGACCTGTGTGGAGAATTCGACCGAAACCTTGCCCAGATTGAACAGGTTCTTGGTGTGCAAATCGTGCGCCGTGGCAACCAGCTGGCCGTCATGGGCGAGGCCGCCGAAAAGGCGGCAACCGTGTTGGAGGCGTTGTATATCCGGCTTGAGGGTGGTCGCAGCGTCGAGATGGCCGATATCGAGGCGGAAATCCGCATGGGCCGCTCCGCCGAGGATACAGGCGCCCGCGACGGCGACCAGATCGAGATGTTCAAGGGTGGCGCAGTCGAGATCAAGACCCGCAAGAAAACCGTGGAGCCCCGCACGCAGGCGCAAAAAGACTACGTGACATCGCTGTTCAAGAATGAACTCGCCTTTGGCATTGGCCCTGCGGGCACGGGCAAAACCTATCTTGCTGTGGCTGTTGGCGTCTCCCTGTTCATCACCGGCAAGGTCGACAAGATCATCCTCTCCCGCCCCGCCGTTGAGGCTGGGGAGCGTCTGGGCTTCTTGCCTGGCGACATGAAGGACAAGGTCGACCCCTATATGCAGCCGCTCTACGATGCGCTGAACGACTTTTTGCCCGGCAAGCAAACCGCCAAGCTTATCGAGGAAAAGCGTATCGAGATCGCGCCGCTCGCCTTTATGAGGGGCCGTACGCTGTCCAACGCTTTCGTGGTGCTGGACGAGGCGCAGAACGCTACGACGATGCAGATGAAAATGTTCCTGACCCGTCTGGGTCAAGGCTCCCGCATGGTGATCACGGGCGACCGGTCGCAGGTTGACTTGCCGCGCGGTGTCTATTCAGGACTGCGAGAGGCCGAAGACCTGATCCAAGGCGTCAAGGGCGTGTCGTTTAACTACTTCACGGCCAAAGATGTTGTCCGCCACCCGCTCGTTGCACGGATCATCGAAGCCTACGAAGCGGCAGACGCCAAAGCGTAG
- the miaB gene encoding tRNA (N6-isopentenyl adenosine(37)-C2)-methylthiotransferase MiaB yields the protein MSNAKKLFIKTYGCQMNVYDSERMAESLGAEGYETTENIGDADMILLNTCHIREKAAEKLYSDLGRMRPLKEEKPDLKIGVAGCVAQAEGAEIMRRQPMVDLVVGPQTYHRLPDLMEKVNRGEAALDTDFPEEDKFEHLPKRESKARPSAFLTVQEGCDKFCAFCVVPYTRGAEVSRPPERLIAEAQNLVERGVREITLLGQNVNAYHGEGADGTWGLARLIWALNDIEGLKRIRFTTSHPNDMEDALIEAHGTCDKLMPYLHLPVQSGSDKILKAMNRKHTAASYIKLIDRIRAARPDLLLSGDFIVGFPGETEEDFEATLDLVRTVGYGQAYSFKYSARPGTPAAEKEPVADDIASERLQRLQALLTEQQYEAQRSMVGRVVGVLFEKRGRLDGQLVGKSDYLHAVHCDAPDEMIGTVQPVRIESSVTNSLKGVLA from the coding sequence ATGTCCAACGCTAAGAAGCTCTTTATCAAGACCTATGGCTGTCAGATGAACGTCTATGACAGTGAGCGGATGGCCGAATCCTTGGGCGCCGAAGGCTATGAGACGACCGAAAATATTGGCGACGCCGATATGATCCTGCTCAACACCTGCCACATCCGCGAGAAAGCGGCGGAAAAGCTCTATTCCGATTTGGGGCGGATGCGTCCGTTGAAAGAGGAAAAGCCCGACCTGAAAATCGGCGTCGCGGGATGCGTGGCACAGGCCGAAGGGGCAGAAATTATGCGCCGCCAGCCGATGGTCGATCTGGTTGTCGGGCCGCAAACCTATCACCGCCTTCCCGACCTTATGGAGAAAGTGAATCGAGGCGAAGCCGCGCTCGACACGGATTTCCCCGAAGAAGACAAGTTCGAACATTTGCCCAAGCGCGAAAGCAAGGCCCGCCCGTCGGCGTTCCTGACGGTGCAGGAGGGCTGCGACAAGTTCTGCGCCTTCTGCGTGGTGCCCTATACCCGCGGCGCGGAAGTCTCTCGCCCGCCGGAGCGCCTCATCGCCGAGGCGCAAAATCTGGTGGAGCGCGGCGTGCGCGAAATCACGCTGCTTGGCCAGAACGTCAACGCCTATCATGGCGAGGGTGCGGACGGCACATGGGGGCTGGCGCGCCTGATCTGGGCCTTGAATGACATCGAAGGGCTGAAGCGTATCCGCTTCACCACCTCGCATCCCAACGACATGGAAGACGCTCTGATCGAGGCGCATGGCACGTGCGACAAGCTGATGCCGTATCTGCATTTGCCAGTGCAAAGCGGGTCCGACAAAATCCTAAAGGCGATGAACCGCAAGCACACCGCCGCCAGCTACATCAAGCTGATCGACCGCATCCGCGCCGCGCGTCCTGATCTGCTGTTGTCGGGAGACTTCATCGTCGGCTTCCCCGGCGAGACCGAGGAAGATTTCGAGGCCACGCTGGATCTGGTGCGGACGGTTGGCTACGGTCAGGCCTATTCTTTCAAATACTCCGCCCGCCCCGGCACGCCAGCCGCCGAGAAAGAGCCCGTCGCAGACGACATCGCGTCGGAACGTTTGCAGCGCCTCCAAGCTTTGCTGACCGAACAGCAATACGAGGCGCAGCGCAGCATGGTCGGGCGCGTTGTCGGCGTGCTGTTCGAAAAGCGTGGTCGGCTTGACGGGCAGTTGGTCGGGAAGTCCGACTATTTGCACGCCGTCCATTGCGACGCACCTGACGAGATGATTGGAACGGTGCAGCCCGTCCGCATTGAATCCAGCGTTACAAACTCGCTGAAAGGCGTGCTGGCCTGA
- a CDS encoding DsrE family protein produces the protein MRTTLMAIGFSTLASIAMAGEMHHVAIHVDQNDPQVMNLALNNAQNVAAYYKSIGDEVTIEVVTYGPGLNMLIPGKSPVADRISVMSLELDNISFAACGNTHAKMSEKAGKDIPLMSEAKMVQSGVVRLIELQEDGYAYVRP, from the coding sequence ATGCGCACGACACTTATGGCCATTGGCTTTTCGACATTGGCGTCCATCGCGATGGCAGGTGAGATGCACCACGTTGCAATTCATGTGGACCAAAACGACCCGCAAGTCATGAATCTTGCGCTCAACAATGCCCAAAACGTTGCGGCCTATTACAAAAGCATTGGCGACGAGGTGACAATCGAAGTGGTGACCTACGGTCCGGGGCTCAACATGCTGATCCCAGGCAAAAGCCCAGTGGCAGACCGGATTTCCGTTATGTCTTTGGAGTTGGACAATATCAGCTTTGCAGCATGCGGGAACACACACGCGAAAATGTCCGAAAAAGCGGGCAAGGACATTCCACTAATGTCCGAGGCCAAAATGGTCCAATCCGGCGTGGTGCGGCTGATCGAACTTCAGGAAGATGGCTATGCTTACGTGCGCCCTTAA